The following coding sequences are from one Panicum hallii strain FIL2 chromosome 5, PHallii_v3.1, whole genome shotgun sequence window:
- the LOC112894476 gene encoding non-specific lipid transfer protein GPI-anchored 2-like, whose amino-acid sequence MAMLPRSTVLVAAVAVALAFAMAAAQGPAAAPGPAPGISDECLNAVLNMSDCLSYVTNGSTVRHPDKACCPELAGLLESHPICLCQLLAGGADSYGVSVDYKRALALPGICRLTAPPVSACAAFGVPIPAGLVPTAAPSPKSSSGPSPSIGPEVPANTPAGSAAKSTNHAPGRVTAGGLVALAALPLAVAAAAGML is encoded by the exons ATGGCGATGCTGCCGCGGTCTACGGTGCttgtggcggcggtggccgtggcGCTGGCGTtcgcgatggcggcggcgcagggcccGGCCGCGGCCCCGGGGCCGGCGCCCGGGATCAGCGACGAGTGCCTGAACGCGGTGCTCAACATGTCGGACTGCCTGTCGTACGTGACGAACGGGAGCACGGTGCGGCACCCGGACAAGGCCTGCTGCCCGGAGCTGGCGGGGCTGCTCGAGTCCCACCCCATCTGCCTCTGCCAGCTGCTCGCCGGAGGCGCCGACTCCTACGGCGTCAGCGTCGACTACAAGCGCGCGCTCGCGCTCCCGGGGATCTGCCGCCTCACCGCGCCGCCCGTCAGCGCGTGCGCAG CGTTCGGAGTCCCTATCCCTGCGGGACTGGTGCCTACTGCAGCGCCCTCGCCCAAGTCATCATCAGGCCCCTCTCCTTCTATCGGCCCAGAAGTGCCTG CGAACACGCCGGCCGGCTCGGCAGCGAAGTCGACGAACCACGCCCCGGGCCGCGTCACCGCCGGCGGCCTCGTGGCCCTCGCCGCGCTGCCCCTCGctgtcgcggccgccgccgggatGCTCTAG